A window from Kovacikia minuta CCNUW1 encodes these proteins:
- a CDS encoding nSTAND1 domain-containing NTPase, with protein MSDAATTLNPTVDRNRFPSLTALRAAHSELLKLHREQGDAPAVLAEIEQLIHKGRSTGALLDSEGDRWAAQSLLDYWSSLLYRAGKEPPDASLVDFDPSLAPELSDDLCPFMGLEAFREKNQNLFFGRQRLIDKLLKHLETNRLLIVVGSSGSGKSSVVLGGLLSRLLNGAIQGSQNWFYYAPLVPGSNPLATLAQRLKPANASATEWISKQVSAFKQNPNHLVQLVEQPDHQPVVLIIDQFEEVFTLCQDDEARQALIRNLLNFIQTSNSRKTLILTMRTDFESQFVRTPDLLPLFEQSYIRVTALDAGELRETIEKPAEMVGLKFEEGLVDALLADVLGEPAALPLLQFTLLKLWDNREYNRVTWEAYRRLGGGRLALAKSADEFYNSLIPEEQLTVKRILLRMVRPTEGLEVTSNRIPRKELYLSGEAHDRVDRVLDKLIQVRLVRLTEGETSDDTQVEVAHEALIRNWPRLIDWLEDERLGLRQRFRLTDAAEQWQARGKDVNALWRGGLLQDVESYEDLSHLEAEFIQESMNEQQNEQQAEESRLNRELVLLQERLEAEKTLHRARRSRAKLLRVASYIISGISIIFVYTAFQSFNNAMAVRREAEIAQFERERALFEIKRAEVASSKAKEAQQQARNGDLKLKQLKEDLNRLQQRCLSP; from the coding sequence ATGAGTGATGCTGCAACTACCTTAAACCCAACTGTAGATAGAAATCGCTTTCCATCCTTAACAGCATTGCGGGCAGCCCACAGCGAATTGCTCAAACTACACCGTGAGCAGGGCGATGCGCCAGCGGTACTGGCTGAGATTGAACAGTTGATTCACAAAGGGCGATCAACAGGGGCATTGCTGGACAGTGAGGGCGATCGCTGGGCTGCTCAGAGCCTTTTGGATTACTGGAGTTCGTTACTCTATCGCGCTGGGAAGGAACCACCCGATGCAAGTTTAGTTGATTTCGATCCCTCCCTCGCACCTGAACTGAGTGATGATCTGTGCCCCTTCATGGGATTAGAGGCATTTCGGGAAAAGAATCAAAATCTTTTTTTTGGACGGCAACGACTGATCGACAAATTACTAAAGCACTTAGAAACCAACCGTTTGTTGATTGTGGTAGGTTCTTCCGGTAGTGGCAAATCTTCTGTAGTATTGGGAGGCTTACTGTCTCGGCTTCTAAACGGAGCGATACAGGGTAGCCAGAACTGGTTCTACTATGCGCCTCTGGTTCCTGGTTCAAATCCATTAGCGACTTTAGCTCAACGATTAAAACCTGCTAACGCATCTGCAACAGAATGGATTTCAAAACAGGTTTCAGCATTCAAACAAAATCCAAATCATCTAGTGCAATTGGTTGAGCAACCAGATCATCAGCCCGTTGTGCTGATCATTGACCAGTTTGAGGAGGTGTTTACTCTTTGCCAGGATGACGAAGCTCGTCAGGCACTGATCAGGAACTTGCTGAATTTCATCCAAACTTCTAACTCTCGGAAGACTCTAATTTTGACCATGCGGACAGACTTCGAGAGCCAGTTTGTTCGTACTCCGGATTTGCTTCCGCTGTTTGAGCAATCTTATATCCGAGTGACCGCTTTGGATGCGGGTGAACTTCGGGAGACGATTGAGAAACCAGCAGAAATGGTGGGACTCAAGTTCGAGGAAGGACTGGTAGACGCGCTATTGGCTGATGTGTTAGGGGAACCTGCTGCTTTACCACTCTTACAGTTCACTCTGCTTAAGCTGTGGGACAACCGGGAATACAACCGGGTAACTTGGGAGGCTTACCGTCGATTGGGTGGAGGACGACTGGCACTGGCGAAGAGCGCAGATGAGTTCTACAACAGTTTGATCCCAGAGGAACAGCTTACGGTTAAAAGGATTTTGCTACGAATGGTTCGTCCAACTGAAGGATTAGAAGTAACCAGCAACCGGATTCCTCGTAAGGAATTGTATCTTTCAGGAGAGGCTCACGATCGCGTCGATCGAGTTTTAGATAAGCTAATTCAAGTTCGTCTTGTTCGCCTGACTGAAGGTGAAACTTCCGACGATACTCAAGTTGAAGTGGCACATGAGGCTCTCATTCGGAATTGGCCCCGATTAATAGATTGGTTGGAAGATGAAAGACTAGGGCTACGCCAACGATTTCGTTTAACAGATGCAGCAGAACAATGGCAAGCAAGAGGCAAAGATGTCAACGCTCTATGGCGAGGAGGATTGCTTCAAGATGTTGAGTCCTACGAGGACTTGAGCCATTTAGAAGCCGAGTTCATTCAGGAGAGCATGAATGAACAACAGAATGAACAACAGGCGGAAGAATCTCGCTTAAATAGGGAACTAGTGCTTTTACAAGAAAGACTTGAAGCGGAGAAAACCTTACATCGAGCTAGACGATCACGAGCAAAGTTGCTTAGAGTTGCTTCTTATATAATTTCAGGAATTTCGATAATCTTTGTGTACACTGCCTTTCAGTCCTTCAACAATGCAATGGCTGTCCGACGTGAAGCAGAGATTGCTCAATTTGAGCGAGAAAGAGCGCTGTTTGAGATAAAAAGGGCAGAAGTTGCAAGCTCTAAGGCAAAAGAGGCACAGCAGCAAGCACGAAATGGTGATCTGAAACTTAAGCAGCTTAAGGAAGATCTGAACCGTCTTCAGCAAAGATGTCTGAGTCCTTGA
- a CDS encoding NACHT domain-containing protein: MADSSELLAIVERILLQIEKDGLLSENWSQTEEGQKVIQFVLQIGKYNTNLGKGEDFSIGDGLDKKLLEEIRDLLRSQQSHPSPNIDWHQVSRSLLDEQIQRLTTNPLTHAEGITYRTEQVYVPLGLVERKRQARRREDVSPEEGSLLYEETEITQRFEHEAFLEQVLRQGQSPRSGGRRIAVIGEPGAGKTTLLQQIARWVSENIEGAIVIWVSLADLQGQELQDYLLERWLPAVVQQVGQAEASTQVKDAFVAQVQQGPVWLLLDGVDEMQVSSGNPLSEIERQVRLGGLLVQARIVLTCRLNLWDGNRHALDTFDTYRTLEFSYPAQVEQFVGQWFEALPDAQAGQAERLCAALKQPGKERIRDLVKNPLRLTLLCFNWYLGEGTLPETKAGLYEQFVADFYEWKRERFPTTAEQRRQLNAALGELAREAIDKEVTRFRLRHDFVCEYLGEPDAPNSLFHLALQLGWLNLVGVDAENRRKSVYAFFHPTFQEYFAALTINEWSFFLTHFRDNPNHPNAIYRAFEAKWKEVILLWLGKSNTSKILKEQILSELINFQDDSGGFYSFKAYFLAVEGIREFREYSEIESEKVILEIIKYAFGYFDKQYQKWCFFLKPVCQEARRIIRNSLERRKTERYLLQLIDFCSEPSVRWHIANTLDSLGMTNRKLQSILVTGVSSKLEPHVAKSLEQLTAQIRVLKDRDLSSQKDEEFLVLENEAEEIQGFGDNFYAGVEVSELIQQIQNSEDWFVIARVSDHLQKTTQHTQLISFVENFKPYLLDLEEHLHNELEKTHFRCEYIYEIVWHCAQIISYPSFYGIWNN, from the coding sequence GTGGCTGATTCAAGTGAGTTATTGGCTATTGTTGAGCGTATTCTTCTGCAAATTGAGAAGGATGGTTTATTGTCGGAGAACTGGAGTCAGACTGAGGAAGGACAGAAGGTTATTCAGTTTGTGCTTCAAATCGGCAAGTACAACACGAACCTGGGAAAGGGTGAGGATTTTTCCATTGGGGATGGGTTAGACAAAAAGCTGTTGGAAGAAATTCGAGATTTGCTGCGATCGCAACAATCTCATCCTTCACCAAACATTGACTGGCATCAGGTTAGCCGATCGCTCCTCGATGAGCAAATCCAACGCTTAACTACGAACCCACTGACTCATGCTGAGGGTATCACTTATCGCACGGAGCAAGTGTATGTGCCACTGGGTTTGGTGGAGCGCAAGCGACAAGCTCGCCGCCGAGAGGATGTATCGCCAGAGGAAGGCTCGTTGCTCTACGAAGAGACGGAAATTACCCAGAGATTTGAGCATGAGGCATTTCTGGAACAGGTATTGCGCCAGGGGCAAAGCCCTCGGAGTGGTGGACGACGTATTGCTGTGATTGGGGAACCGGGAGCGGGAAAAACCACACTGTTGCAGCAGATTGCCCGCTGGGTTTCTGAAAACATTGAGGGGGCAATCGTCATTTGGGTATCGCTGGCGGATTTGCAGGGGCAAGAGCTACAGGACTACCTGTTGGAGCGGTGGTTGCCAGCAGTTGTGCAACAGGTAGGGCAGGCAGAAGCTTCAACCCAGGTAAAGGATGCGTTTGTGGCTCAGGTTCAGCAGGGGCCAGTGTGGCTGTTGCTGGATGGGGTGGATGAAATGCAGGTGTCGTCGGGCAATCCCTTGAGTGAGATTGAGCGGCAGGTGCGGTTGGGGGGGTTGCTGGTGCAGGCGCGGATTGTATTGACCTGTCGGCTGAATCTATGGGATGGCAATCGCCATGCACTGGATACGTTTGACACCTATCGCACGCTGGAATTTTCCTACCCAGCTCAGGTGGAGCAGTTTGTTGGACAGTGGTTTGAGGCGTTGCCAGATGCTCAAGCAGGACAGGCAGAACGGTTGTGTGCGGCATTGAAGCAGCCAGGAAAGGAACGAATCCGAGATTTGGTGAAGAATCCGTTGCGGCTGACGCTGTTATGTTTCAACTGGTATTTGGGGGAGGGGACGCTGCCGGAGACCAAGGCGGGACTGTATGAGCAGTTTGTGGCGGATTTTTATGAGTGGAAGCGGGAGCGGTTTCCAACGACGGCTGAGCAAAGGCGGCAGTTAAATGCGGCGTTGGGGGAGTTAGCGCGAGAGGCGATTGACAAGGAAGTAACGCGATTTAGGCTGCGCCATGACTTTGTGTGTGAATATTTGGGTGAGCCAGATGCACCAAACTCATTGTTTCACTTGGCGTTGCAATTGGGCTGGCTGAATCTGGTGGGAGTGGATGCAGAAAATCGGAGGAAGTCGGTGTATGCATTCTTCCATCCCACGTTTCAGGAATATTTTGCAGCACTGACAATCAACGAGTGGAGTTTCTTCCTCACTCATTTTCGTGATAATCCTAATCACCCAAATGCAATCTATCGGGCTTTTGAAGCAAAGTGGAAGGAAGTAATACTTTTATGGTTGGGAAAGTCTAACACGTCAAAAATACTGAAGGAGCAAATCCTCTCTGAATTAATAAATTTCCAGGATGATTCTGGAGGATTTTACTCTTTCAAAGCATATTTTCTAGCAGTAGAAGGTATCAGAGAATTTCGAGAGTATTCAGAGATTGAATCTGAAAAAGTTATATTGGAAATCATCAAATATGCATTTGGTTACTTTGACAAACAGTACCAAAAGTGGTGTTTCTTTCTAAAACCAGTTTGTCAGGAAGCTAGAAGAATAATACGGAATAGTTTGGAAAGACGAAAAACAGAGAGATATCTACTTCAATTAATTGACTTTTGTTCAGAGCCAAGTGTTCGTTGGCATATTGCCAATACTTTAGACTCACTGGGCATGACTAACAGAAAGTTACAGTCAATTCTTGTAACTGGAGTTAGTTCAAAACTTGAACCGCATGTGGCTAAATCGCTTGAGCAACTGACAGCACAAATCAGAGTACTTAAAGATCGTGATTTATCCTCTCAAAAAGATGAAGAGTTCTTAGTGCTTGAGAACGAGGCTGAAGAGATTCAAGGATTTGGGGATAACTTCTACGCTGGAGTAGAAGTTAGTGAGCTTATACAACAGATTCAGAATTCTGAGGATTGGTTTGTAATTGCAAGAGTTTCCGATCATCTACAAAAGACAACACAACATACCCAGTTAATTAGTTTTGTTGAAAACTTCAAACCTTACTTACTGGATTTGGAAGAGCACTTACATAATGAGCTGGAAAAGACACACTTTCGATGCGAGTATATTTATGAGATTGTTTGGCATTGTGCACAAATTATTAGCTATCCAAGTTTTTATGGTATTTGGAACAATTAA
- a CDS encoding NACHT domain-containing protein, translating to MSPEEFDTIIARITAGKANVTEIEALRFALTTNGLSTLQLGKYNIKVGQGQNVQIGDNLHFSELTDEAIQAIAHHIFQKLQASPQPAPSLTKSVDTLVQQVRSRLHDDIQRLHGTMPLWGVDHWVPLGELFVDVNILEELSSSRRSELDDLWQDFSQNPSYRSLDRIGLGRERQRVSGLEVLTKQTNLMVVGKPGSGKTTYLQRVVTECNAGNLQAHKIPALIRLREFVEDGRDIAYSLERYLEQCWQLSAAETQLVLNQGRSLVLLDGLDEVTGDDGKTITKQIKRFTRAYPQVQMVVTCRTQSQESRFERFDYVEVADFNERQVKAFAEHWFQTVCGDQGAGQARAQVFLGQLFREENKPIRELAITPILLSLTCAVFQQKQAFYSKRSKLYEEGLELLLEQWDKSREIERDEIYRDLSVERKLELLSYLALKKFEQEQYVLFEQAELEEYIAEFLEIGQRESRVVLKAIESQHGLLIERSREIWSFSHLTFQEYLTAQFIGHSSDLQSHLKSSVNYICKFYWNEVFCLLVEILDDSKNLLELMKDEIDIFSIDEEIDRILTWINKKALLSIEGDPITVRAFYFSHILSLDYKNLTHVFEISNETRREISRIRNTENLIKQVIKLLKDSKSTYKMDQDFLRIREIFSNLLKQLNKLAKAIDNSQDCTLKDLIRHVPEPSKSNKQAFYNWYILNIRTWVENLSSTLAIYSINGDLELHDQQMLKLKEYYNANSLLIKCLSRIDSESNRLKEEMKQILLLPIAEIEKRKREKAE from the coding sequence ATGTCTCCTGAAGAGTTTGACACTATTATTGCCAGGATTACCGCAGGAAAAGCAAATGTGACAGAAATCGAGGCTCTACGATTTGCCCTAACCACGAATGGGTTATCAACCCTGCAATTAGGTAAATACAACATCAAAGTTGGGCAGGGACAGAATGTTCAGATTGGTGACAACCTTCACTTTTCGGAACTGACTGATGAGGCAATTCAGGCGATCGCCCATCACATTTTCCAGAAACTACAAGCCAGTCCTCAACCGGCTCCATCGCTAACCAAATCAGTTGATACACTCGTACAACAGGTGCGATCGCGCCTCCATGATGACATCCAACGCTTGCATGGCACGATGCCGCTGTGGGGTGTGGATCATTGGGTGCCCTTGGGCGAGTTGTTTGTGGATGTGAATATTCTGGAGGAGCTGAGCAGTAGCCGTCGATCGGAACTGGATGACCTGTGGCAGGACTTTAGCCAGAATCCCAGCTATCGCAGTCTCGATCGCATTGGTTTGGGCAGAGAGCGTCAGCGGGTGTCGGGACTGGAGGTACTGACGAAGCAGACGAACCTGATGGTAGTGGGCAAACCGGGTTCGGGAAAGACCACCTATTTGCAGCGAGTGGTGACGGAGTGCAATGCGGGAAATCTGCAAGCCCACAAGATTCCAGCGCTGATTAGGCTACGGGAGTTTGTAGAGGATGGGCGGGACATTGCCTATTCACTGGAGCGGTATCTTGAGCAGTGCTGGCAGTTATCGGCAGCAGAAACTCAACTAGTGCTGAATCAGGGGCGATCGCTGGTGCTGCTGGATGGCTTGGATGAGGTGACGGGGGACGATGGAAAGACCATTACCAAACAAATCAAGCGGTTTACCCGTGCCTATCCCCAGGTGCAGATGGTTGTGACCTGCCGGACGCAAAGCCAGGAATCGCGGTTTGAGCGATTTGATTATGTGGAAGTAGCAGATTTTAATGAGCGGCAGGTCAAAGCTTTTGCAGAACACTGGTTTCAAACGGTTTGCGGCGATCAAGGAGCAGGTCAGGCAAGGGCACAAGTATTTTTGGGACAGCTTTTTCGGGAAGAGAACAAACCGATCCGTGAATTGGCGATTACTCCGATTTTGTTGAGTTTGACCTGTGCCGTCTTCCAACAAAAGCAGGCATTTTACTCAAAGCGTTCCAAGCTCTATGAGGAAGGGTTAGAACTATTACTGGAGCAATGGGACAAATCGCGGGAAATTGAGCGGGATGAGATTTACCGCGATTTGTCAGTGGAGCGGAAACTGGAGCTACTAAGCTATCTGGCACTGAAGAAGTTTGAGCAAGAACAATATGTGCTGTTTGAGCAAGCAGAACTTGAAGAGTATATTGCAGAGTTTTTGGAAATTGGGCAGAGGGAGAGTCGGGTAGTGTTAAAAGCAATCGAGTCTCAGCATGGATTGTTGATTGAGCGATCACGAGAAATTTGGTCGTTTTCGCATTTAACGTTTCAAGAGTACTTAACTGCTCAGTTCATTGGTCATAGCTCAGATTTACAAAGCCACCTTAAGTCGTCAGTTAATTACATTTGCAAGTTTTATTGGAATGAAGTGTTCTGTTTATTGGTAGAAATTTTGGATGATTCTAAAAATTTATTGGAGCTTATGAAAGATGAAATAGATATTTTCTCAATAGATGAAGAAATTGATCGAATTCTAACTTGGATTAATAAAAAAGCGTTATTAAGTATTGAAGGCGATCCTATCACTGTTAGAGCTTTTTATTTTTCTCATATTCTTAGTCTAGATTATAAAAATTTAACTCATGTTTTTGAAATATCTAATGAGACAAGACGTGAAATATCACGAATAAGAAATACGGAAAATCTTATTAAACAGGTTATTAAATTGCTTAAAGACAGCAAGTCTACTTACAAGATGGATCAAGATTTTCTGAGAATTCGAGAGATTTTTTCAAATCTTTTAAAACAACTAAACAAACTAGCTAAAGCAATTGATAATTCACAAGATTGTACTCTAAAAGATCTAATAAGGCACGTACCTGAGCCATCTAAAAGCAATAAACAAGCATTTTATAATTGGTATATATTAAACATTAGAACTTGGGTTGAAAATCTGAGTTCGACACTTGCTATCTATAGCATTAATGGGGATTTAGAGCTGCACGATCAGCAAATGCTAAAACTAAAAGAGTACTACAATGCAAATAGTTTGCTGATAAAATGCCTGAGTAGAATTGATTCTGAAAGTAATAGACTCAAAGAAGAAATGAAGCAAATATTATTGCTGCCCATCGCCGAAATCGAAAAACGCAAGCGTGAAAAAGCGGAGTAG
- a CDS encoding DUF433 domain-containing protein, protein MTRQEFEQQLLSLSLSDKAEIVQSLTKTLSIGGKGITKTPGVCGGEACIAGTRIAVWLLVEAQQLGIREAQLLQDYPHITAADLVNAWAYAEAHPQEIAAAILANNKVA, encoded by the coding sequence ATGACTCGCCAAGAATTTGAGCAGCAACTTCTCAGTCTCTCGCTGTCTGACAAAGCCGAGATTGTTCAAAGTTTGACCAAAACCCTAAGCATAGGCGGCAAGGGAATCACCAAAACGCCCGGTGTTTGTGGCGGGGAAGCCTGCATTGCTGGAACCCGCATTGCCGTTTGGCTCTTGGTTGAAGCGCAGCAGCTTGGCATCCGGGAAGCCCAACTCTTGCAGGACTATCCTCATATCACGGCTGCCGATCTGGTTAATGCCTGGGCATATGCTGAAGCCCACCCACAGGAAATCGCCGCCGCCATTCTTGCTAACAACAAGGTTGCCTAG
- a CDS encoding DUF5615 family PIN-like protein has protein sequence MARLYADEQFPREVSERLRTMGHDVLTVQEAGNANLGIPDEDVLTFANRDQRAVVTLNRQDFIQLHRASADHCGIIICTNDPDRTRLATRIDTAIALEEPLSGKLIRVVRPGN, from the coding sequence ATGGCACGTCTGTATGCGGATGAGCAGTTTCCACGGGAAGTGAGCGAACGACTTCGGACTATGGGGCATGATGTTTTGACCGTGCAGGAAGCGGGCAATGCCAATTTGGGCATACCCGATGAAGATGTGTTGACTTTTGCTAACCGGGACCAGCGTGCGGTTGTCACCCTCAATCGCCAAGACTTTATCCAATTGCACCGCGCCAGTGCCGATCATTGCGGCATTATCATCTGCACCAACGATCCGGATCGAACTCGGCTGGCAACTCGGATTGATACCGCGATCGCGCTTGAGGAACCTCTATCAGGCAAACTGATTCGAGTTGTGCGTCCTGGAAATTAG